The following proteins come from a genomic window of Pirellula staleyi DSM 6068:
- the ychF gene encoding redox-regulated ATPase YchF codes for MEAGIVGLPNVGKSTLFNAITSSGAAQAANYPFCTIEPNEGIVSVPDDRLRRISALIVPKKLVPAVLKLVDIAGIVKGASEGEGLGNKFLSHIRQVDAILQVVRCFEDPDVIHVSGKVDPLSDIDTIETELMLADLEALETSLQKANRTAKSGDKEAKLRAAAIEKCLAHLSAELPLRKLVLDDAEAKAIASFGLLTAKPILFVANVDETDLEGKGPLVMKVREHAAKIGASVVPVCAKLEAEIAELEESERGEMLASVGLAQPALTVLAQEAYRTLGLQSYFTAGEKEVRAWTVPVGATAPQAAGVIHTDFEKGFIRAEVYTLADLETYKSEKEIRAAGKLRVEGKSYIMQDGDICHFLFNT; via the coding sequence ATGGAAGCGGGTATCGTCGGCCTACCGAATGTCGGCAAGAGCACACTTTTCAACGCCATCACCAGCAGCGGCGCAGCCCAAGCTGCCAACTATCCGTTCTGCACGATCGAGCCCAACGAAGGGATCGTCAGCGTTCCGGACGATCGTCTGCGCCGCATTTCGGCCTTGATCGTCCCCAAGAAGCTGGTTCCAGCCGTTCTGAAATTGGTCGACATCGCTGGCATCGTGAAAGGTGCGAGCGAAGGGGAAGGACTGGGGAACAAGTTCCTCAGCCACATCCGTCAGGTCGACGCCATTCTGCAGGTGGTCCGCTGTTTTGAAGATCCCGACGTCATTCACGTTTCGGGTAAGGTCGATCCCCTGTCGGATATCGATACGATCGAAACCGAGCTGATGCTCGCCGATCTCGAAGCGCTCGAAACCTCGCTCCAAAAAGCCAACCGCACCGCTAAAAGTGGCGACAAAGAAGCCAAGCTGCGTGCCGCCGCGATCGAAAAGTGCCTGGCCCATCTGTCAGCGGAACTTCCTCTGCGAAAACTTGTTCTCGACGATGCGGAAGCCAAAGCAATCGCCAGTTTTGGACTGCTCACGGCCAAGCCGATTCTGTTTGTCGCCAACGTCGACGAAACTGATCTCGAGGGGAAAGGCCCGCTCGTGATGAAGGTGCGCGAGCATGCCGCGAAGATCGGCGCGTCGGTGGTTCCCGTTTGTGCGAAGCTCGAAGCCGAGATTGCCGAACTGGAAGAGAGCGAACGAGGCGAAATGCTCGCGAGCGTGGGCCTCGCTCAACCTGCCCTCACTGTGCTGGCGCAAGAGGCCTATCGTACGCTGGGTCTGCAAAGCTATTTCACCGCTGGTGAAAAAGAAGTTCGCGCTTGGACCGTTCCTGTCGGCGCTACGGCTCCACAAGCTGCCGGTGTGATTCATACCGACTTCGAAAAAGGCTTTATTCGCGCCGAAGTTTATACACTCGCTGATCTCGAAACTTATAAGAGTGAAAAAGAGATCCGCGCTGCTGGCAAACTGCGTGTCGAAGGAAAGTCCTACATCATGCAAGATGGCGACATCTGTCACTTCTTGTTCAATACCTAG